A part of Populus alba chromosome 8, ASM523922v2, whole genome shotgun sequence genomic DNA contains:
- the LOC118032833 gene encoding uncharacterized protein has protein sequence MEHEERAHLESRYQSELESVKSEVSRMSNLLEQLLKAKSGEGTSAQPATSSPISHIPIASPILGADSVTEQHFAPAIPIRPAHTLPTVDLTTDGPVDSRSSNFISQDKISALEERLRAVEGNDWFDPTRAADVCLVPNIVVPKDFRIPEFTKYTGLECPNTHLRSYCNKMAEVIHNDKMLIYFFQDSLSGSALNWYMRLETVKIKTWKDLVEAFLKQYKFNLEIAPDRTSLMSMEKRSQESVRVYAQRWRDEATHVQPPLIETEMVTLFANTFKAPYYEHLMGSSSQHFYDVVRVAERIEQGIKAGRIPEPLEKKGFSGRRREGDVNNLEGGYKGKRVNYPNPETSTPQFTNMNFPKPLPPNPTNRINYPPNIQNNYQKPYTRYTSEQLPPLPMPLKDLYAKLLSIGQITPIHLPQIQPPFPMWYKPELACEYHAGNSGHAIETCYAFKRKLLELIKMGWVSFEDPPNVISNPLPKHTGSSSGVGMIEIGNQGQMLKDGGTSYRRLCQVSPEGCKDATHGRIETRNPGGNQEVSGLTRSGRCFTPEELKKAKGKEMVDLDKEVEVNEPVTEKESNEFLKLIKHSEYCIVDQLKKTPARISLMSLILSSEPHRNALQKVLNEAYVPQDIEQKTMEHLVGRIHASNYLYFTADELSAEGTGHNKPLYITVKCKDFLIGKVLVDNGSALNVLPKYMLKEMPVDESHLKPSTMMARAYDGSPRPVIGNLEVELYVGPQMFVTTFQVMDIHPSYSMLLGRPWIHTAGAVPSSLHQCLKYIMNGMLVTVKAEETISMVKNVTIPFLEAEDCTDENLHAFEIVNTEWVPESTVLRKPKISTAAKMAVRCFLEHGIPFQYDPITGIPKRIKPITMRAVDQRFGLGYKPKKEDHRWAANKRRERRMARIEGREPEEEEMEIPPLMVSFPKAAYVMQPDNRAEDDIQRMATMSINTLEDDKEEGSGTKTIVEMEDEVLPQLTVEMEDEMLPQLTVHILEELPTKTFVRRLAEGCDQFKKELKIGTLITPKQTVELSALLHEYSDVFAWSYKDMPGLNTNIVVHKIPLEEGCKPVKQKLRRAHPETWIKVKAELEKQWNAGFLEVVTYPQWVSNIVVVPKKEGKIRVCVDFRDLNKASPKDDFPLPHIDILVDNTARSSTYSFMDGFSGYNQIKMAIEDRAKTTFVTPWGTYCYKVMPFGLKNTGATYQRAMVTLFHDMMHKEIEVYVDDMIAKSKEGEDHVKVLRKLFERLRKYELRLNPAKCSFGVKSGKLLGFVVSGKGIEVDPDKTKAIQSMPTPKSEKEHDETGRKERAIYYLSKKFTELNVYGNGAGAVIVSPDQKLYPVSVKLHFECTNNTAEYEACILGLEDALEMKIKKLDVYGDSMLIICQVTGEWQTKEEKLKPYQEYLSSLLGNFEEIKFTHLGREGNHFADALATLAAMATIDLGHRVQPVHIDIRNNPVYCYSIEEEIDGKPWYYDIKNFVQKQEYPEEASKTDKKTLRRLAMSFYLDGEILYKKSFDGTLLRCLSATDARKALQEVHEGIAQLMLVDI, from the exons ATGGAACACGAAGAGAGGGCTCACCTAGAATCCCGCTACCAGAGCGAGCTAGAATCAGTGAAAAGTGAAGTGTCACGGATGTCTAATCTGCTTGAACAACTGTTAAAAGCAAAAAGTGGGGAGGGAACATCCGCCCAGCCAGCTACGAGTTCACCCATATCACACATTCCCATAGCATCACCAATtctgggggcagattcagtaaCAGAACAACATTTTGCGCCAGCCATCCCTATTCGGCCAGCTCACACGCTACCCACCGTGGATTTAACGACGGATGGGCCTGTTGATAGTAGGTCAAGCAATTTCATAAGCCAAGATAAGATATCTGCATTAGAGGAACGGTTGAGAGCTGTAGaaggaaatgattggtttgacccaACACGAGCAGCTGATgtatgtttggtaccaaacatcgtggtaccaaaagatttcagGATCCCAGAATTTACCAAATATACAGGCTTAGAGTGCCCAAACACACACCTACGATCTTACTGCAACAAGATGGCTGAAGTGATCCATAATGATAAAatgctgatatatttttttcaggatAGTCTATCAGGCTCTGCTTTAAATTGGTATATGAGGTTGGAAACTGTTAAAATTAAGACATGGAAAGATTTGGTGGAGGCTTTCCTCAAACAGTATAAATTTAACCTGGAAATAGCCCCAGATCGAACAAGCTTGATGTccatggaaaagagaagccaagagtcagtcaGGGTGTATGCACAAAGATGGCGAGATGAGGCGACACATGTCCAACCTCCTTTAATCGAaacagagatggtgactttATTTGCTAACACTTTTAAAgcaccttactatgagcatttgATGGgcagctcatctcaacatttttatGATGTTGTACGAGTAGCAGAGAGAATAGAACAAGGCATTAAAGCCGGGCGCATACCGGAGCCTCTAGAGAAAAAGGGATTttctggaagaagaagagaaggagatgtTAACAACTTAGAGGGAGGGTATAAAGGCAAAAGAGTAAATTACCCAAACCCAGAAACATCTACCCCCCAATTCACCAACATGAACTTTCCCAAACCCTTGCCTCCAAATCCAACCAACAGAATAAATTACCCACCTAATATCCAAAACAACTATCAAAAGCCATATACCAGATATACTTCTGAGCAATTACCTCCATTACCAATGCCTTTAAAAGATTTATACGCTAAATTGCTAAGTATTGGGCAAATAACCCCAATCCATCTACCGCAAATCCAACCGCCTTTTCCTATGtggtacaagccagaactcGCTTGCGAATACCATGCCGGTAATTCTGGGCACGCAATTGAAACTTGCTACGCTTTTAAAAGGAAGTTGTTAGAACTCATCAAGATGGGGTGGGTATCATTTGAAGATCCACCTAATGTCATTTCAAATCCATTGCCTAAACATACTGGTAGTAGTTCTGGAGTGGGCATGATAGAGATTGGCAATCAAGGCCAAATGTTGAAG GATGGAGGGACATCATATCGAAGATTGTGTCAAGTTTCGCCAGAAGGTTGCAAAGATGCTACTCATGGGAGAATTGAGACTCGAAACCCTGGGGGCAACCAGGAG GTTAGTGGGCTAACACGGAGTGGCCGCTGTTTTACACCTGAAGAGTTGAAGAAGGCCAAAGGTAAAGAAATGGTGGATCTTGATAAAGAAGTAGAGGTGAATGAGCCAGTAACAGAGAAGGAGTCAAATGAATTTCtaaagttgatcaagcatagtgagtattgcatagtggatcaactcaAAAAGACTCCAGCAAGGATATCTCTCATGTCCTTGATACTAAGCTCGGAGCCTCATCGAAATGCCTTACAAAAGGTACTGAACGAGGCATATGTCCCCCAGGACATTGAACAAAAAACCATGGAGCATTTGGTAGGGAGGATCCACGCTTCAAATTACCTATATTTCACGGCTGACGAACTAAGTGCTGAAGGAACTGGGCATAACAAGCCATTGTATATCACCgtgaaatgcaaagatttcctTATTGGAAAGGTGCTTGTTGATAACGGCTCGGCTCTTAATGTATTGCCCAAATATATGCTTAAAGAAATGCCAGTTGATGAATCTCATCTAAAGCCTAGCACTATGATGGCAcgagcatatgatggctcacctagacCAGTCATTGGGAATTTAGAGGTTGAGTTGTATGTGGGTCCACAAATGTTCGTAACCACATTCCAagttatggatatccacccttctTATAGTATGTTACTCGGAAGGCCTTGGATTCATACAGCTGGAGCAGTACCTTCCTCATTACACCAGTGTTTGAAATATATCATGAACGGGATGTTGGTAACCGTCAAAGCAGAGGAAACAATCTCCATGGTAAAGAATGTGACCATACCCTTTCTGGAGGCAGAGGATTGCACGGATGAGAATCTTCATGCCTTTGAGATTGTAAACACTGAGTGGGTACCTGAAAGCACAGTGCTAAGAAAGCCGAAGATATCAACAGCAGCAAAGATGGCCGTTCGATGTTTCTTGGAACATGGAATCCCATTCCAATATGACCCTATCACGGGAATACCAAAAAGGATTAAGCCAATCACAATGAGAGCTGTTGACCAAAGATTTGGGCTGGGATATAAGCCTAAGAAGGAGGATCATCGTTGGGCTGCCAATAAACGAAGAGAACGAAGAATGGCTAGAATCGAGGGAAGGGagcctgaagaagaagaaatggaaatCCCTCCACTGATGGTTTCTTTCCCAAAGGCAGCATATGTGATGCAACCAGATAACCGAGCAGAAGATGATATTCAAAGGATGGCAACTATGAGCATCAACACCTTGGAAGATGATAAGGAGGAAGGAAGTGGCACAAAAACAATAGTTGAAATGGAAGATGAAGTGCTACCACAACTGACTGttgaaatggaagatgaaatgCTACCACAACTGACTGTGCATATTCTAGAAGAACTCCCCACTAAGACTTTTGTGCGAAGGTTGGCTGAAG GTTGTGATcagtttaaaaaagaattgaaaataggGACACTGATTACGCCTAAGCAAACGGTGGAGTTAAGTGCTTTACTACATGAGTACTCAGATGTTTTTGCTTGGTCTTAcaaggatatgcctggtttgaaCACAAATATCGTGGTACATAAGATCCCATTAGAGGAAGGGTGTAAACCAGTCAAACAGAAGTTGAGAAGAGCACACCCGGAGACATGGATCAAAGTGAAAGCGGAACTTGAGAAACAATGGAATGCTGGATTCTTAGAAGTTGTTACATACCCGCAGTGGGTATCCAACATTGTTGTCGTACCAAAGAAGGAAGGGAAAATTAGGGTTTGTGTGGACTTCCGGGATTTGAACAAAGCTAGCCCTAAAGATGATTTTCCACTACCTCACATAGATATTTTAGTGGACAATACTGCCCGtagttccacttattcctttatggatggtttcTCAGGATACAACCAGATAAAGATGGCTATAGAAGACAGGGCAAAAACAACGTTTGTCACCCCTTGGGGAACCTATTGCTACAAGGTTATGCCGTTCGGTTTGAAAAACACAGGTGCCACCTATCAAAGAGCTATGGTGACTTTATTCCATGATATGATGCATAAAGAAAtcgaggtgtatgtagatgatatgattgccaagtcaaAAGAGGGAGAAGATCATGTCAAGGTgttgaggaagttatttgagagatTGAGAAAGTATGAATTAAGACTCAACCCTGCAAAATGCTCATTTGGGGTTAAGTCCGGCAAGCTGCTGGGATTTGTAGTCAGTGGTaaaggtatagaggtggatcctgATAAAACAAAAGCTATCCAATCCATGCCAACCCCAAAGTCAGAGAAAGAG catgatgaaaccgggAGGAAAGAAAGGGCTATCTATTATCTAAGTAAAAagttcactgaat TGAATGTATATGGTAATGGGGCCGGTGCAGTGATAGTCTCTCCTGATCAAAAGTTGTATCCAGTTTCAGTTAAATTGCATTTTGaatgcaccaacaatacagctgaatatgaagcttgcattcttggtTTAGAAGATGCATTAGAGATGAAGATTAAAAAGCTGGATGTATATGGTGACTCAATGTTGATTATCTGTCAGGTGACGggagaatggcaaaccaaggaAGAAAAGTTAAAGCCTTACCAGGAATATTTGTCCTCATTATTAGGCAACTTTGAAGAGATAAAGTTCACTCACTTGGGAAGagaagggaaccattttgcAGATGCTTTGGCTACTTTAGCTGCTATGGCTACCATTGATCTCGGGCATAGGGTACAACCAGTACACATCGACATTAGAAATAATCCAGTTTATTGTTACTCcattgaagaagaaatagatgggaagccttggtattacgatatcaagaactTCGTGCAAAAGCAAGAATATCCAGAGGAAGCTTCGAAGACGGATAAGAAGACCCTAAGGAGATTGGCTATGAGTTTTTATCTAGATGGAGAGATTctgtataaaaaatcatttgatggAACCTTGCTAAGGTGTTTAAGTGCAACAGATGCTAGAAAGGCTTTGCAGGAGGTTCATGAAGGGATTGCTCAACTCATGCTAGTGGAcatatga
- the LOC140955883 gene encoding uncharacterized protein — translation MWGLDVIGPVNPKASNGHRFILVAIDYFTKWVEACSYAHVTQKVVKRFIEKDLICRYGVPEKIVTDNAQNFNGKMIAELCTKWKIKHSNSSPYRPKMNGAVEAANKNIKKIVQKMNLDRSNPYSLVYGMEAVMPLEVDIPSLRVLIDSELQEADWVKVRYEQLNLISERRITAICHHQLYQKRMAKAYDKKVRPRVFKEGDLVLKKLLSLPGEDCSKWAPNYEGPYVFSPEINKVKFGHDFFV, via the exons ATGTGGGGACTTGATGTAATCGGGCCTGTTAAcccaaaagccagcaatggGCATAGATTCATCCTTGTAGCCATTGATTATTTCacgaaatgggtagaagccTGTTCATATGCTCATGTGACTCAGAAAGTGGTAAAGAGGTTCATAGAGAAAGACTTGATTTGTCGTTATGGGGTGCCAGAAAAGATAGTAACTGATAATGCTCAGAATTTCAATGGCAAAATGATAGCAGAGCTTTGTACTAAATGGAAGATCAAACATTCAAATTCCTCACCATATaggccaaagatgaatggggccGTGGAAGCAGCCAATAAGAACATCAAGAAAATCGTTCAAaaaatg AACCTCGACCGGAGCAACCCATATTcgttggtatatggaatggaggcagtAATGCCATTGGAAGTTGACATCCCATCATTAAGGGTGTTGATAGATTCAGAGTTACAAGAGGCTGATTGGGTCAAAGTGAGATATGAACAGTTAAACTTGATAAGTGAAAGGAGGATAACCGCAATCTGTCATCACCAGCTTTATCAGAAAAGGATGGCCAAGGCATATGACAAGAAAGTTAGACCTCGTGTGTTCAAAGAAGGAGATCTAGTGCTGAAGAAATTATTGTCTCTGCCAGGAGAAGATTGCAGCAAGTGGGCTCCAAATTATGAAGGTCCCTATGTC TTTTCTCCTGAAATCAATAAAGTAAAGTTTGGCCATGATTTCTTTGTATAA